Proteins found in one Gimesia chilikensis genomic segment:
- a CDS encoding DUF1559 domain-containing protein translates to MKIKRGFTLIELLVVIAIIAILIALLLPAVQQARESARRSTCKNNLKQIGLALHNYHETHKVFPYGIDHRNGGCSGSPGLTYRFGWGTLILPFIDQANVYNKYNFSKNYNDSPNKAIDVVGFKVPSYQCPSDPQSDDRVNMTGAINNGGPGNKDDLGKTNYSGVADSVDWTCSDNTWPASIGNGIFYNRSRTKISDILDGASNTLMVGECTGGLTGSFDGNPYPVWNILDTAGGINGPHTTPGGGTWNLRTQEFSSWHTGGCHFVLGDGSVRFLSENIDQGTLSDLTTRQGGEVVGEF, encoded by the coding sequence ATGAAAATCAAGCGCGGATTTACACTGATTGAATTACTGGTCGTGATCGCCATTATCGCCATTCTGATTGCATTACTGCTGCCTGCTGTCCAGCAGGCACGTGAATCCGCCCGACGCTCCACCTGTAAAAACAACCTGAAACAGATCGGTCTGGCTCTCCACAACTATCACGAAACTCACAAGGTCTTTCCGTATGGAATCGATCACCGCAACGGCGGCTGTTCGGGCTCTCCCGGACTGACCTACCGCTTCGGCTGGGGCACTCTGATCCTCCCCTTTATCGATCAGGCCAACGTCTACAACAAATACAACTTCTCCAAAAACTACAATGACTCTCCGAACAAGGCCATTGATGTGGTCGGCTTCAAGGTCCCCAGCTATCAGTGCCCCAGTGACCCCCAGAGCGACGACCGCGTGAATATGACCGGTGCCATCAACAACGGCGGACCGGGAAACAAAGACGACCTCGGCAAAACCAATTACTCGGGTGTCGCAGATTCCGTCGACTGGACCTGCTCCGACAATACCTGGCCTGCCAGTATCGGGAACGGCATCTTCTACAATCGCAGTCGGACCAAAATCAGCGATATCCTCGATGGTGCCAGCAACACCCTGATGGTCGGTGAATGTACCGGCGGACTGACCGGCTCGTTTGATGGCAATCCTTATCCGGTCTGGAATATTCTTGACACAGCCGGCGGCATCAACGGACCTCACACTACGCCTGGCGGTGGCACCTGGAATCTGCGAACCCAGGAATTCTCCAGTTGGCACACCGGCGGCTGCCACTTCGTGCTGGGCGATGGTTCAGTCCGGTTCCTTTCAGAAAATATTGACCAGGGAACCCTCTCCGATCTCACGACCCGTCAGGGCGGGGAAGTCGTCGGCGAATTCTAA
- a CDS encoding DUF1559 domain-containing protein, with protein sequence MLSRATHLSRPVPRLAKRSGFTLIELLVVIAIIAILIALLLPAVQQAREAARRSQCKNNLKQISLATHMFHDTFNEFPYAVTDVEETVDLTVSPLTTTWTTGHIQIMPYLEQDAVAQRWDKEETRNSTNDADGDGFTNAMLVQMIVPTFICPSMTMPTAPLTDNRAPCSYIFSAGTPETNLLHYATWYGVPEPEYNGAIIPRILDPSKSSSPSYEKSTKMRDITDGTTNTFLLGETDFAPAGVPSDTYGSVWAYGYAGYTWGTTNARLNTKDGSTSYGVFRSQHLGGAHFAMVDGSVHFLSENIDFGLYQALSTRSGSEVVSFP encoded by the coding sequence ATGTTGTCTCGCGCAACACATCTGTCCCGCCCTGTTCCCCGCCTCGCAAAACGATCCGGCTTTACGCTGATCGAACTGCTGGTTGTGATCGCGATTATTGCGATACTGATTGCCCTGCTGCTGCCTGCCGTACAACAGGCCCGCGAAGCCGCTCGTCGTTCGCAGTGTAAAAATAACCTGAAACAGATCTCGCTGGCGACTCATATGTTTCATGATACGTTTAATGAGTTTCCTTACGCAGTGACTGACGTAGAGGAAACTGTTGATCTGACTGTCTCGCCTTTAACGACAACCTGGACCACGGGACATATTCAGATCATGCCCTACCTGGAGCAGGATGCGGTGGCCCAGCGCTGGGATAAGGAAGAGACACGTAACAGCACCAATGATGCAGATGGCGATGGATTTACGAATGCGATGCTGGTGCAGATGATTGTGCCGACGTTTATCTGTCCCTCCATGACGATGCCGACTGCACCACTGACCGACAACCGAGCCCCCTGCAGCTATATCTTCAGTGCGGGCACACCGGAAACCAATCTACTACATTATGCTACCTGGTATGGCGTACCTGAGCCTGAATATAACGGTGCAATCATTCCCCGCATTCTGGACCCGAGCAAATCCAGCAGCCCGAGTTATGAAAAGTCCACCAAAATGCGTGATATCACAGATGGGACAACGAATACGTTTCTGTTGGGAGAAACCGATTTTGCCCCCGCAGGGGTTCCCTCTGATACTTATGGTAGTGTCTGGGCTTATGGGTATGCCGGCTATACCTGGGGTACGACGAATGCCAGACTCAATACGAAAGATGGTTCAACCAGTTATGGCGTGTTCCGCAGCCAGCATCTCGGAGGGGCCCATTTCGCGATGGTGGATGGCTCGGTGCATTTTCTGTCTGAGAATATTGACTTCGGTTTATACCAGGCATTGTCGACCCGCTCTGGCAGCGAAGTGGTTTCGTTTCCGTAA
- the pcp gene encoding pyroglutamyl-peptidase I, producing the protein MTKVLLTGFEAYGYTPVNPAESVARALDGAVLGGAEIVSRIVPNAFFKCIDYVKAAIEEVQPELVVMMGEYGGRSMITVERLAQNLNDGTRYGLVDKAGRSLQGGLTVADGPAAYYTTLPIRAMVQAMRDAGIPADISDAAGTFCCNHLMYGVLHYLSQSDSPIRAGWIHLPYLPEVAARVENLGEPSMSVETSTEGVRMGIEAALTHPEDIDAASPSRLQI; encoded by the coding sequence ATGACGAAAGTCTTACTCACCGGTTTTGAAGCCTACGGTTATACTCCGGTCAATCCTGCGGAATCGGTGGCGCGGGCGCTAGACGGGGCCGTCCTGGGTGGCGCGGAGATTGTTTCGCGCATTGTGCCGAACGCTTTTTTTAAATGCATCGATTATGTGAAAGCGGCGATTGAGGAAGTCCAGCCGGAACTGGTCGTGATGATGGGTGAATACGGGGGCCGGTCGATGATCACAGTGGAACGCCTGGCACAGAATCTGAATGACGGGACGCGTTATGGCCTGGTGGATAAAGCGGGCCGTTCCCTGCAGGGCGGTTTGACGGTAGCCGATGGTCCGGCCGCGTATTATACGACGCTGCCGATCCGGGCGATGGTTCAGGCGATGCGGGATGCGGGAATTCCCGCTGATATTTCGGATGCAGCGGGAACGTTCTGCTGTAATCATCTGATGTATGGGGTCCTGCATTATCTGTCCCAGAGTGACTCGCCGATCCGGGCGGGCTGGATTCATCTTCCCTATCTCCCCGAGGTGGCCGCACGCGTGGAGAACCTGGGCGAACCCAGTATGTCGGTCGAGACATCGACCGAGGGAGTGCGGATGGGAATTGAAGCAGCGTTGACTCATCCAGAGGACATTGATGCAGCGAGCCCTTCCCGGCTGCAGATCTGA
- a CDS encoding macro domain-containing protein — MSLPLDLWLIHPEAEMCDAFRDRFQELPHVTVMECRFEDLPPHDCFVTAANSFGIMNAGIDAAVVNFHGYDLMKRIQHRILDLYLGEQPLGTSFIEPMGNPDYPYVAHSPTMRVPGSISGTDKVYAATWASLLAVYQHNISQEDEAAKIKTVAFPAMGAGFGCVPYREVARQMAVAYQHYLDPPHRMDWQAVIRRQQAIAYDEGQQVVR, encoded by the coding sequence ATGTCTTTACCCCTTGATCTCTGGCTGATTCATCCCGAAGCGGAAATGTGTGATGCGTTTCGGGATCGTTTTCAGGAACTCCCCCATGTGACGGTAATGGAATGCCGTTTTGAAGACCTGCCCCCGCACGACTGTTTTGTAACTGCGGCGAATTCGTTTGGCATCATGAATGCCGGTATCGATGCCGCGGTGGTCAATTTCCACGGTTATGACCTGATGAAACGGATTCAGCACCGGATTCTGGATCTGTATCTGGGAGAACAACCGCTGGGAACGTCGTTTATTGAGCCGATGGGAAATCCCGATTATCCCTATGTGGCACACAGCCCGACGATGCGCGTCCCCGGTTCGATCTCCGGGACGGATAAAGTGTATGCAGCGACCTGGGCGTCCCTGCTGGCCGTGTATCAGCACAACATCAGCCAGGAAGACGAAGCTGCCAAAATTAAAACGGTGGCCTTTCCTGCGATGGGGGCCGGCTTTGGATGCGTACCCTATCGGGAAGTGGCCCGGCAGATGGCCGTGGCGTATCAGCATTACCTGGATCCGCCACATCGGATGGACTGGCAGGCAGTAATTCGCCGTCAACAGGCGATTGCCTACGATGAGGGGCAGCAGGTGGTTCGCTGA
- a CDS encoding sialidase family protein: MNHLFSLTPLLLTAVLLTTSQNAALQAADQLPLIDLSKQTERQTVIAAGTPKVYQGHPTTLLMPDQKTIYAVWCINHGGSAGPMARSTDGGKTWERIDERLPAGYSTHQNCPSIYRMIGPDGTARLWVFSAALGKRGGPGMPSIMSEDDGKTWKEMPPLGFPCVMTFSSMVRLKDGRYLGLYHRGPDGKDRAPLVVLQTISADGGFTWSRPRIVAEVEGKNPCEPCVFRSPDGKQLCCLMRENTHKGRSLMMFSNDEGQTWTKPVDTPWGLTGDRHKEVFTKDGQLVICFRDQAPGSSTRGDFVAWVGTYDDIVQGRDGKYRIKLLHQYGRKGDCGYPGVELLPDGTIVATTYVKYRDNANQNSVVSVRFKLDELPKAKAKD, from the coding sequence ATGAATCACCTGTTCTCACTCACGCCACTGCTGTTGACCGCTGTTCTGCTCACTACATCACAGAATGCTGCTTTACAAGCCGCCGATCAGTTGCCGCTCATCGATCTTTCCAAACAGACTGAGCGACAGACCGTCATCGCCGCCGGTACTCCCAAAGTCTATCAGGGACACCCGACTACACTCCTGATGCCCGATCAGAAAACCATCTACGCCGTCTGGTGCATCAATCACGGCGGTTCCGCCGGCCCCATGGCCCGCAGCACCGATGGAGGCAAAACCTGGGAGCGAATCGACGAACGACTCCCCGCCGGTTACTCCACCCATCAGAACTGTCCCAGTATCTATCGGATGATCGGTCCCGATGGCACCGCACGTCTCTGGGTCTTCTCAGCAGCACTGGGAAAACGGGGCGGGCCGGGCATGCCCAGTATCATGAGTGAAGACGACGGCAAAACCTGGAAAGAAATGCCGCCCCTCGGTTTCCCCTGTGTCATGACCTTCAGCAGCATGGTCCGCCTCAAAGATGGCCGTTACCTGGGACTTTATCACCGGGGACCTGACGGCAAGGACCGGGCGCCACTGGTCGTCCTGCAGACCATCTCCGCGGACGGCGGCTTCACCTGGTCCAGGCCGCGGATCGTTGCCGAAGTCGAGGGTAAAAATCCCTGTGAGCCCTGCGTCTTCCGCAGTCCCGACGGCAAACAGCTCTGCTGCCTGATGCGGGAAAATACACACAAAGGCCGCAGCCTGATGATGTTCAGCAACGATGAAGGCCAAACCTGGACGAAGCCCGTCGATACCCCCTGGGGCCTGACAGGCGACCGTCATAAAGAAGTCTTCACGAAAGACGGACAGCTGGTGATCTGCTTCCGCGACCAGGCTCCCGGCAGTTCAACACGTGGCGACTTTGTAGCCTGGGTTGGTACGTACGACGATATCGTCCAGGGACGGGATGGGAAGTACCGCATCAAGCTGCTGCATCAGTATGGACGCAAAGGCGATTGTGGCTACCCCGGTGTCGAGCTCCTGCCCGATGGCACCATCGTCGCGACGACCTACGTCAAATACCGCGACAACGCCAATCAGAACTCAGTGGTCTCCGTCCGTTTCAAACTGGACGAACTTCCTAAAGCGAAAGCGAAGGATTAG
- a CDS encoding DUF1559 domain-containing protein — protein sequence MKNRKAFTLIELLVVIAIIAILIALLLPAVQQAREAARRSQCKNNLKQIGLALHNYHEAHSVLPPGSIVYYNGSVYNGHGWTWHTSILPYLDQAPLYDQIQGPTSSGMGAESGGVNDPKQQLAGQTVLSVFWCPSQPDVTKGAQKNGYSPSNYNGNMGTLIGSSGDDCYSGSITTPAQMAATGGCMGADGIFYISSSVAFRDITDGLSNTIMVSEVIDSGGDADMLGGGGSDRKHCFSNGADSNPPTEMTEYLIAAESNDPINSYGEEAAGSYHTGGAHFVLCDGSVRFLSENIDMTLYRALSTRAKRETIGEF from the coding sequence ATGAAAAATCGGAAAGCCTTTACACTGATCGAATTGCTGGTCGTCATCGCAATCATTGCCATTCTGATCGCGCTGCTGTTACCCGCAGTACAACAGGCACGCGAAGCAGCCCGTCGTTCACAGTGCAAAAACAACCTGAAACAGATCGGTCTGGCACTGCACAACTACCACGAAGCACACAGCGTACTCCCGCCGGGCAGTATCGTTTACTACAACGGTTCGGTTTACAACGGCCACGGCTGGACCTGGCACACCAGCATCCTGCCGTACCTCGATCAGGCCCCCCTCTACGATCAGATCCAGGGACCAACTTCCAGCGGCATGGGTGCTGAATCCGGCGGCGTAAATGATCCGAAGCAGCAGCTCGCCGGCCAGACCGTGCTTTCGGTCTTCTGGTGTCCCTCACAACCAGACGTAACCAAAGGGGCTCAGAAAAACGGATACTCTCCCTCTAACTACAACGGTAACATGGGAACGCTGATCGGCAGTTCGGGCGACGACTGCTACAGCGGTTCGATCACGACGCCCGCCCAGATGGCAGCTACCGGCGGTTGTATGGGTGCGGACGGCATCTTCTACATCAGCAGTTCCGTGGCTTTCCGTGACATCACCGACGGCCTCTCCAACACCATCATGGTCAGTGAAGTGATTGACTCCGGCGGAGATGCCGACATGCTGGGTGGCGGCGGTAGTGACCGCAAGCACTGTTTCTCCAACGGAGCAGACAGCAATCCCCCCACCGAAATGACCGAGTACCTGATTGCCGCTGAAAGCAACGACCCGATCAACTCCTACGGGGAAGAAGCAGCCGGCAGCTATCACACCGGCGGTGCTCACTTTGTTCTGTGTGACGGTAGCGTGCGATTCCTCTCTGAGAATATCGACATGACGCTCTACCGGGCACTCAGCACCCGTGCGAAACGGGAAACGATTGGCGAATTCTAA
- a CDS encoding type 1 glutamine amidotransferase domain-containing protein: MSGKQLEGKTIAFLATDGFEQVELTEPWQAVQAAGGEPRLISLNSGKIQGVHHDKKGDEFSVDQTVDEVNATDFEGLVLPGGVFNPDALRLSVNAVNFVRDFFKEGIPVAAICHGPWMLVEADVVDERMVTSWPSVKTDLINAGANWVNQECVCDNGLVTSRKPDDLPAFCAKMVEEFAEGIHSGQTV, encoded by the coding sequence ATGTCAGGGAAACAGCTAGAGGGAAAAACAATTGCATTTCTGGCGACCGATGGATTCGAGCAGGTCGAACTGACGGAGCCCTGGCAGGCGGTGCAGGCCGCGGGGGGCGAGCCCCGGCTGATCTCATTGAACAGCGGTAAGATTCAGGGAGTGCACCACGACAAAAAGGGAGATGAATTCAGCGTTGACCAGACGGTCGATGAAGTGAATGCGACCGACTTCGAGGGACTGGTACTGCCCGGGGGCGTATTCAATCCCGATGCCCTGAGGCTCAGTGTGAACGCCGTCAATTTTGTCCGTGATTTCTTTAAGGAAGGAATTCCGGTCGCAGCGATCTGCCATGGTCCCTGGATGCTGGTAGAAGCTGATGTGGTCGACGAGCGAATGGTGACGTCGTGGCCCAGCGTGAAAACAGATTTGATCAATGCCGGCGCTAACTGGGTTAACCAGGAGTGCGTATGTGACAACGGACTGGTGACCAGTCGCAAGCCAGATGACCTGCCCGCGTTCTGCGCGAAGATGGTCGAGGAGTTTGCGGAAGGAATCCACTCCGGACAAACTGTCTGA
- a CDS encoding GntR family transcriptional regulator: MYEATENLADRAYRYIRQELQEGNLTPGTQLVNRKLAERIGVSVIPVREAIHRLVSEGLVEHVPGAGAFVRNPNREDLEELYVLRDALESCAAAEAARYITPHQLDDLEALMVEFHEIRALVEQRNEGYATAAQFHRWLDCEAVFHQIVIEASRNRLIAKVIREHSAVTLVFESQRNSSRLLTVELAERTCSDKEKLLAALRAGDGPLAREVMSAQIQRGCRDVLAFLRQQERRS, translated from the coding sequence ATGTATGAAGCCACCGAAAATCTGGCCGATCGTGCTTATCGTTACATCAGGCAGGAACTGCAGGAAGGGAATCTGACTCCCGGTACGCAGCTGGTTAATCGCAAGCTGGCCGAGCGGATTGGCGTGAGTGTGATCCCCGTGCGTGAGGCGATTCACCGACTCGTCTCGGAAGGTCTGGTCGAGCATGTGCCTGGCGCGGGTGCCTTTGTGCGGAACCCGAATCGGGAGGATCTGGAAGAGCTCTATGTTCTGCGGGATGCGCTGGAGAGTTGTGCGGCTGCGGAAGCGGCCCGCTACATTACGCCGCATCAGCTGGATGATCTGGAGGCCCTGATGGTTGAGTTCCATGAGATCCGCGCACTGGTTGAGCAGCGGAATGAAGGATATGCCACAGCGGCGCAGTTTCATCGCTGGCTGGATTGTGAAGCGGTGTTTCACCAGATCGTAATCGAGGCTTCCCGCAACCGACTGATCGCGAAAGTGATCCGCGAGCACAGTGCGGTCACCCTGGTGTTTGAATCACAGCGGAACAGCTCTCGACTGCTGACCGTGGAACTGGCGGAGCGGACCTGCAGCGATAAAGAAAAACTGCTGGCCGCGTTGCGGGCCGGTGATGGCCCCCTGGCCCGCGAGGTGATGAGTGCCCAGATCCAGCGCGGTTGCCGGGATGTGCTGGCGTTCCTTCGACAGCAGGAACGCCGGAGCTGA
- a CDS encoding type II toxin-antitoxin system RelE/ParE family toxin, with protein sequence MDVALLQTRQAKEDILEIWTYISAEDSSAADRLVRQFDQLFQKLANHPGIGSRQDRFREGLRCFPLGRYLIFYFPIEDGIQIIRVLHSARNWEKLL encoded by the coding sequence ATAGATGTCGCGTTATTACAGACGCGACAGGCGAAAGAAGATATCCTGGAAATCTGGACCTATATTTCTGCAGAGGATTCTTCCGCAGCAGACCGACTGGTAAGACAGTTCGATCAACTCTTTCAAAAGCTGGCAAATCATCCTGGGATTGGATCCCGACAGGATCGTTTTCGCGAAGGCTTACGCTGTTTTCCCCTCGGACGGTACCTGATATTTTATTTCCCGATTGAAGACGGGATTCAGATTATTCGTGTACTGCACAGTGCTCGCAACTGGGAGAAGTTGCTCTAG
- a CDS encoding DUF1559 domain-containing protein codes for MQNRKAFTLIELLVVIAIIAILIALLLPAVQQAREAARRSQCKNNMKQIGLSLHNYHEAHSVLPPGSVVYYNGSKYNGHGWTWHASILPYLDQAPMYDQIQGPSSSGLGAESGGVNDAKQQLCGQARLSVFWCPSQPDVTKGVQKNGYAPSNYNGNMGTLIGSSGDNCYSGNVDTPEEMAATGGCMGADGIFYISSSVAFRDITDGLSNTIMVSEVIDSGGDADMLGGGGSDRKHCFSNGADSNPPTEMTEYLIAAENNDPINSYGEEAAGSYHTGGAHFVLCDGSVRFLSENIAMTLYRALSTRAKRETLGEF; via the coding sequence ATGCAGAATCGAAAAGCCTTTACACTGATCGAACTACTTGTGGTGATCGCGATTATCGCTATCCTGATTGCCCTGTTGCTCCCTGCTGTCCAGCAGGCACGCGAAGCCGCACGCCGCTCGCAGTGCAAGAACAACATGAAACAGATTGGATTGTCTCTGCACAACTACCATGAAGCACACAGCGTACTTCCTCCAGGTAGTGTGGTTTACTACAACGGTTCGAAATACAACGGTCACGGCTGGACCTGGCACGCCAGCATCCTGCCGTACCTCGACCAGGCGCCCATGTACGATCAGATCCAGGGGCCATCCTCCAGCGGTCTGGGTGCTGAATCCGGTGGTGTCAACGATGCCAAACAGCAACTCTGTGGTCAGGCTCGACTCTCTGTTTTCTGGTGTCCCTCTCAGCCGGATGTCACCAAGGGCGTTCAGAAAAACGGTTATGCCCCTTCCAACTATAACGGCAACATGGGCACCCTGATCGGCAGCTCTGGTGACAACTGCTACAGTGGTAATGTCGATACGCCCGAAGAAATGGCTGCCACCGGTGGATGCATGGGTGCAGATGGCATCTTCTATATCAGCAGTTCCGTGGCTTTCCGTGACATCACCGACGGCCTCTCTAACACGATTATGGTCAGTGAAGTCATTGACTCCGGTGGAGACGCTGACATGCTGGGTGGTGGCGGAAGTGACCGCAAGCACTGTTTCTCCAATGGAGCAGACAGCAATCCCCCGACTGAAATGACCGAGTACCTGATCGCTGCCGAAAACAACGATCCGATCAACTCCTACGGGGAAGAGGCAGCCGGCAGCTATCACACCGGCGGTGCCCACTTTGTCCTCTGTGACGGTAGCGTGCGATTCCTCTCTGAGAACATCGCAATGACCCTCTACCGTGCTCTCAGCACCCGCGCCAAACGGGAAACCCTGGGTGAATTTTAA
- a CDS encoding carboxypeptidase-like regulatory domain-containing protein — MTSFKQNKIQNIFKVTLLTLSLAITGCGGGAGDQPDLGLVKGTVTFEGSPLAGASVTFMPDSGRPASATTDASGNYELVYIRDTKGCKIGHNKVMITSVVEGGNEMEAEGDDAAPAEATKEKLPAKYNTDTQLEADVKAGENTFDFELKKS; from the coding sequence ATGACCAGTTTTAAACAGAACAAAATCCAAAACATCTTCAAAGTAACTCTGCTGACTCTGTCCCTGGCAATCACCGGCTGCGGTGGGGGAGCCGGCGATCAACCTGACCTCGGACTGGTCAAAGGGACTGTCACCTTCGAAGGCTCGCCCCTGGCTGGTGCCTCAGTCACTTTCATGCCCGACAGCGGACGTCCTGCCAGCGCCACCACCGATGCCTCCGGAAACTACGAACTGGTTTACATTCGTGATACCAAAGGCTGCAAAATCGGGCACAACAAAGTCATGATCACTTCCGTTGTCGAAGGCGGAAACGAAATGGAAGCTGAAGGCGATGATGCCGCTCCGGCTGAAGCCACCAAAGAAAAACTGCCCGCAAAATACAACACGGACACCCAACTGGAAGCTGACGTCAAAGCCGGCGAAAACACCTTCGACTTTGAACTGAAAAAGTCCTGA
- a CDS encoding SDR family oxidoreductase, protein MPELSADASELILLTGATGYVGGRLLQVLESRGARLRCLARRPEVLRERVAETTDVVYGDVLEPETLLPALTGMKVAYYLIHSMGEAGSFEENDRRAAEHFARAAREAGVERIIYLGGLGNEAESLSPHLRSRQEVGRILRSSGVPVIEFRASIVIGSGSLSFEMIRALVERLPVMVTPKWVMRAAQPIAIEDLIAYLTEALEISMPESRTFEIGGADQVSYAEIMRVYARCRKMRLRMIPVPVLTPYLSSLWLGLVTPLYARIGRKLIESIVHSTVVQDERARDTFSIEPMGIESAIQRALNNEEREFAETRWSDAVSSSGQVRSWSGVRFGNRLVDARSTTVACPPEIAFQPIQRIGGKTGWYACDWLWHLRGWMDLLVGGIGVRRGRAHPVRLRVGDTVDFWRVEAFEPNRRLRLAAEMKLPGRAWLEFEVKEDVQGSTISQTAMFDPVGLWGRLYWYAVCPLHYFVFAGMLKNIARAAEGIQGAESSSEPSLSR, encoded by the coding sequence ATGCCTGAACTGTCTGCTGACGCATCTGAGTTGATCCTGTTGACTGGAGCCACCGGATATGTGGGGGGACGGTTGCTGCAGGTGCTGGAATCGCGGGGTGCCCGGCTACGATGCCTGGCGCGGCGGCCGGAGGTGCTGCGGGAGCGGGTCGCTGAGACCACGGATGTGGTTTACGGGGATGTGCTGGAACCGGAGACACTCCTGCCGGCATTGACCGGAATGAAGGTAGCATACTACCTGATTCACTCGATGGGCGAAGCCGGTTCGTTTGAGGAGAATGACCGGCGGGCTGCGGAACATTTCGCGCGGGCTGCCCGGGAAGCGGGGGTTGAACGGATCATCTACCTGGGAGGTCTGGGGAATGAAGCAGAGTCGCTCTCCCCTCATCTGCGGAGTCGACAGGAAGTGGGGCGGATTCTCAGATCGTCTGGAGTGCCGGTGATTGAATTCCGGGCGTCGATTGTGATCGGCTCGGGGAGTCTGTCGTTTGAAATGATTCGAGCACTTGTAGAACGCTTGCCTGTGATGGTGACGCCGAAGTGGGTGATGCGGGCCGCGCAGCCCATCGCGATTGAAGACTTGATCGCGTATCTGACCGAGGCTCTGGAAATATCTATGCCTGAAAGTCGGACGTTTGAGATCGGTGGTGCCGACCAGGTTTCTTATGCGGAGATCATGCGGGTGTATGCCCGCTGTCGGAAGATGCGGTTGAGAATGATTCCGGTGCCTGTGCTGACCCCTTATCTGTCGAGTCTCTGGCTGGGACTGGTGACACCCCTGTATGCACGCATTGGTCGCAAGCTGATCGAGAGTATTGTGCATTCCACGGTGGTCCAGGATGAGCGTGCGCGGGATACCTTTTCGATCGAGCCGATGGGAATCGAATCCGCGATTCAGCGGGCGCTGAATAACGAGGAGCGTGAATTCGCGGAGACGCGCTGGTCGGACGCGGTTTCGTCATCGGGACAAGTGCGGTCGTGGAGTGGTGTGCGATTTGGAAACCGGCTGGTCGACGCACGGAGTACCACGGTGGCGTGTCCTCCCGAGATTGCTTTTCAGCCGATCCAGCGGATCGGGGGTAAGACCGGCTGGTATGCCTGCGACTGGCTCTGGCACCTGCGGGGCTGGATGGATCTGCTGGTGGGCGGCATTGGTGTGCGGCGTGGTCGTGCGCATCCAGTGCGGCTGCGCGTGGGAGATACCGTCGATTTCTGGCGGGTGGAAGCGTTTGAGCCGAACCGACGCCTGCGTCTGGCGGCCGAGATGAAACTGCCGGGCCGCGCCTGGCTGGAGTTCGAAGTCAAAGAGGATGTGCAGGGTTCGACGATCTCTCAGACGGCGATGTTTGATCCGGTGGGACTGTGGGGGCGGTTGTACTGGTATGCGGTCTGTCCGCTACATTATTTCGTGTTTGCGGGGATGCTGAAGAATATCGCCCGGGCGGCGGAAGGGATCCAGGGTGCTGAATCTTCTTCCGAACCTTCTCTTTCCCGGTAG